From the Billgrantia sulfidoxydans genome, one window contains:
- a CDS encoding DUF2795 domain-containing protein, with amino-acid sequence MADHVEKGEIHFFYRPKVNTTTVQSLDDVQRLHVVLVPDDRETARLLLVGKKRLPEIVKGKPKSTAREWMMVDLTGKPKAIGEALAPLEYETRTRGEQEQGEAIPAGEGRYAIFERGNSSRLAYRLSRPGRPGKAQRELGILAEASFIISVRNPSLEVPGFPESKPNYPKRLQDKFADRRWIDVDDGRLLDYESVQLLLIGAHDDLGEEDVTISGKADLFRTLGLDRREWPTEALEGGDLARPHMQPESHAPAGDRSKGGERGGQAASSTASAAGIAQALKGVDFPCDKAALIHQAKTNRAAAEVIEVLNEFPRRRYDTMADVQRAVGELR; translated from the coding sequence ATGGCGGATCATGTCGAGAAAGGAGAGATCCATTTCTTCTACCGGCCCAAGGTGAATACGACGACGGTGCAGTCGCTCGACGACGTACAACGCCTGCACGTGGTGCTGGTGCCGGACGATCGCGAGACCGCCCGCCTGCTGCTGGTGGGCAAGAAGCGGTTGCCGGAGATCGTGAAGGGCAAGCCCAAGTCCACCGCCCGTGAATGGATGATGGTCGACCTGACGGGAAAGCCCAAGGCGATCGGCGAGGCCTTGGCGCCGCTGGAGTACGAAACCAGGACCCGCGGCGAGCAGGAGCAGGGCGAGGCCATTCCTGCCGGCGAGGGTCGCTACGCGATTTTCGAGCGCGGCAACAGCTCCCGCCTGGCCTACCGCCTCAGCCGCCCAGGCAGGCCCGGCAAGGCCCAGCGGGAATTGGGCATCCTGGCCGAGGCCAGCTTCATCATCTCGGTGCGCAACCCCTCCCTGGAGGTACCCGGTTTCCCCGAGTCCAAACCGAACTATCCCAAGCGCTTGCAGGACAAGTTCGCCGACCGGCGCTGGATCGATGTCGACGATGGCCGCCTGCTCGACTACGAGAGCGTCCAGCTGCTGCTGATCGGTGCGCACGACGATCTCGGCGAGGAGGATGTGACGATCAGCGGCAAGGCGGATCTGTTCAGGACTCTGGGGTTGGATCGGCGGGAGTGGCCGACCGAGGCACTGGAGGGCGGCGACCTCGCCCGACCGCACATGCAGCCGGAAAGCCACGCGCCCGCGGGAGACCGCAGCAAGGGCGGCGAGCGTGGTGGCCAGGCGGCCAGCAGCACGGCTTCGGCGGCCGGGATCGCCCAGGCGCTCAAGGGGGTGGACTTCCCCTGCGACAAGGCCGCGCTGATCCATCAGGCCAAGACCAACCGCGCCGCGGCCGAGGTCATCGAGGTACTGAACGAGTTTCCCCGCCGCAGGTACGACACGATGGCGGACGTTCAGCGCGCCGTGGGAGAGCTACGTTGA
- a CDS encoding AraC family transcriptional regulator, whose amino-acid sequence MSDATKPLFWRDPRMPHVELRKVDDGRRVCYAPHSHAHWSLGAITAGESSFRYREDCYHVHAGTLVLMNPDWMHACRAIDDRPWAYLMLYVDTDWLTELRHQAGLLASPRWQDFATAVIRSPTWYEGYCHMAACLLEPTRDLLDKQTVVVEYLAALMHELAGQPARAVARAPAVLKELAAYLDAHATEEISLDDLCERSGYSPGHLIRAFKQHFGFTPHAYLINRRIQLGQRELKRGTPIAEAALNAGFADQPHFQRTFKRLVAATPNQYRQPSLEK is encoded by the coding sequence ATGTCGGACGCCACCAAACCCCTGTTCTGGCGCGACCCGCGCATGCCGCACGTGGAACTGCGCAAGGTCGATGACGGCCGCAGGGTCTGCTACGCCCCGCACAGCCACGCCCATTGGTCGCTGGGCGCCATTACCGCCGGGGAGAGCTCCTTCCGCTACCGGGAGGATTGCTACCACGTGCATGCCGGCACCCTGGTGCTGATGAATCCCGACTGGATGCACGCCTGCCGCGCCATTGACGACCGGCCCTGGGCCTACCTGATGCTCTACGTCGATACCGACTGGCTCACTGAGCTGCGCCATCAGGCCGGGCTGCTGGCATCGCCGCGCTGGCAGGATTTCGCCACCGCCGTGATTCGCAGTCCCACGTGGTATGAGGGGTACTGTCACATGGCGGCATGCCTGCTCGAGCCGACCCGTGACCTGCTGGACAAGCAAACGGTGGTGGTCGAATACCTCGCCGCCCTGATGCACGAGCTGGCCGGCCAGCCGGCCCGGGCAGTGGCCAGGGCGCCGGCCGTGTTGAAGGAGCTGGCAGCCTACCTGGATGCGCATGCGACGGAGGAGATCTCACTGGACGACCTGTGCGAGCGTTCCGGCTACAGCCCCGGCCACCTCATTCGCGCCTTCAAGCAGCACTTCGGCTTCACGCCGCACGCCTACCTGATCAACCGGCGCATCCAGTTGGGCCAGCGCGAACTGAAGCGCGGTACGCCGATTGCCGAGGCGGCGCTGAACGCCGGTTTCGCCGACCAGCCGCACTTCCAGCGCACCTTCAAGCGCCTGGTGGCCGCCACACCGAATCAGTACCGGCAGCCCTCACTCGAGAAGTAG
- a CDS encoding LysE family translocator: protein MSLAMILPMSAFALAASISPGPVNLVCLSSGTRYPLSQGLVFVTGATLGFVVLFVAVGLGLYSVLAVVPGLDRALRWAGVAFLLYMSVRLFRDEGRLPEGEAQRAPGFMTGALMQWLNPKAWLASASGIGAYTSGSDLNQVLLFAGLYLPICWLSLGSWVYAGAFLRRYVHRPAVLTTVNRTLAVLLAASCLYLLLE, encoded by the coding sequence ATGAGCCTTGCCATGATACTGCCGATGTCGGCGTTTGCCCTTGCGGCCTCGATCTCGCCGGGGCCGGTGAACCTGGTCTGCCTGAGCAGCGGCACGCGCTACCCTCTGTCGCAGGGGCTGGTGTTCGTCACTGGAGCCACGCTGGGCTTCGTCGTGCTGTTCGTAGCGGTGGGGCTGGGGCTCTACTCGGTGCTGGCGGTGGTGCCGGGGCTGGATCGGGCGCTGCGCTGGGCGGGGGTGGCGTTTCTGCTCTATATGAGCGTTCGGCTGTTTCGCGACGAAGGCCGCCTGCCGGAGGGCGAAGCCCAGCGGGCGCCGGGCTTCATGACGGGTGCACTGATGCAGTGGCTCAACCCCAAGGCATGGCTGGCGTCGGCCTCGGGCATCGGCGCCTACACCAGCGGCAGCGATCTGAATCAGGTGTTGCTGTTCGCCGGGCTCTACCTGCCGATCTGCTGGCTGTCGCTGGGGAGTTGGGTCTACGCCGGGGCCTTCCTGCGTCGCTACGTGCACAGGCCGGCCGTGCTGACCACCGTCAATCGCACGCTGGCGGTGCTGCTCGCCGCTAGCTGCTTGTACCTACTTCTCGAGTGA
- a CDS encoding type 1 glutamine amidotransferase domain-containing protein yields the protein MSKRILMVLTSHDRLGDTGEPTGFWLEELAAPYYACLDAGAEVVLASPKGGKPPLDPKSDAEESQTEATRRFQQDDQAQQALANTHKLSEVSADDFDAIFYPGGHGPLWDLVDDADSIRLIEAFWAQQKPVAAVCHAPIVLLHARDEEGNPIIRGRQVTGFTNEEEEAVGLTEVVPHLVENALKEGGAHYTKADVFTPYTRQDGRLITGQNPPSSEPTAQLLLEALGR from the coding sequence ATGAGCAAGAGAATTCTGATGGTCTTGACCTCCCACGACCGTCTCGGCGATACCGGCGAGCCTACCGGTTTCTGGCTGGAGGAGCTGGCGGCACCCTACTACGCCTGCCTGGACGCCGGCGCTGAGGTGGTGCTGGCCTCGCCCAAGGGTGGCAAGCCACCGCTGGACCCCAAGAGCGACGCCGAAGAGAGCCAGACCGAGGCGACCCGCCGCTTCCAGCAGGACGACCAGGCCCAGCAGGCGCTGGCCAATACACACAAACTGAGCGAGGTAAGCGCCGACGATTTCGATGCCATCTTCTACCCCGGCGGCCATGGCCCGCTCTGGGATTTGGTCGACGATGCGGATTCGATCCGCCTGATCGAGGCCTTCTGGGCACAGCAGAAACCGGTGGCCGCCGTTTGCCACGCGCCCATCGTGCTGCTCCACGCGCGTGATGAGGAAGGGAATCCGATCATCCGTGGGCGCCAGGTCACCGGCTTCACCAACGAGGAGGAAGAAGCCGTGGGCCTCACCGAAGTCGTTCCGCACCTGGTGGAAAACGCCCTCAAGGAGGGCGGCGCCCACTACACCAAGGCCGATGTCTTCACGCCCTACACCCGCCAGGACGGGCGGCTGATCACCGGCCAGAATCCCCCCTCCTCCGAGCCGACGGCCCAGCTGCTGCTGGAGGCGCTCGGCAGGTAA
- a CDS encoding DCC1-like thiol-disulfide oxidoreductase family protein — translation MNDSRDQGASSRKLRLVYDGACPMCRRYVRWQRIRQEVGELELIDARQNSAARRELTNLGIDLDEGFALQVGERWYHGSEALHRLTLLGTRSGAFNRTMYRLFSSQERTARLYPLLRACRNGLLRVLGKGRIGNLARK, via the coding sequence ATGAACGATTCGCGCGATCAGGGCGCATCGAGCCGCAAGCTCCGCCTGGTGTACGACGGCGCCTGCCCGATGTGCCGCCGCTACGTACGCTGGCAGCGCATCCGCCAGGAGGTCGGCGAACTGGAGCTGATCGACGCGAGGCAGAACAGCGCAGCACGCCGGGAGCTCACGAACCTGGGCATTGACCTGGATGAGGGCTTCGCCCTGCAGGTAGGCGAGCGCTGGTATCACGGCAGCGAAGCCCTGCACCGCCTCACCCTGCTCGGCACCCGCAGCGGCGCGTTCAATCGAACGATGTATCGGCTCTTTTCAAGCCAGGAGCGCACGGCACGGCTCTATCCTCTGCTCAGGGCATGCCGCAATGGGTTATTGAGGGTTTTGGGGAAGGGACGCATCGGGAACTTGGCCCGTAAATGA
- a CDS encoding nuclear transport factor 2 family protein: MDDATKRDLIERYITAYNNFDIDGMLAVLDPGISFENYSGDELTTSANGIDEFRQLAEHAKGFFAERVQRVSSLTLSQDGATAEIDYHGRLAQDIPGGPKAGSLIELNGVSEFTFGAGRIIKIIDRS, encoded by the coding sequence ATGGACGATGCAACGAAACGCGACCTCATCGAGCGCTATATTACCGCCTACAATAATTTCGACATTGACGGGATGCTGGCCGTGCTCGATCCGGGCATCAGCTTCGAGAATTACTCGGGCGATGAACTCACCACCTCGGCCAATGGCATCGACGAGTTTCGTCAGCTTGCCGAACATGCCAAGGGGTTCTTCGCCGAGCGTGTGCAGCGTGTTAGCAGCCTGACCCTCAGTCAGGACGGCGCCACGGCCGAGATCGACTACCATGGCCGTCTGGCCCAGGACATTCCCGGCGGGCCGAAGGCGGGAAGCCTGATCGAGCTGAATGGCGTCTCCGAGTTCACCTTCGGCGCTGGACGGATCATCAAGATCATCGATCGAAGCTGA
- a CDS encoding dihydrofolate reductase family protein produces MKTQYYTASSLDGFIATEDDSLEWLFPLGELNESSYPDFIAEVGALAMGATTYEWILRHADTVAAEAGSPWPYTQPTWVFTHRDLPIPLGADVRFVQGGVSQVHEEMCAAAGGKNLWVVGGGDLAGQFHDAGLLDELIVQVGSVTLGRGRPLFPRRVLSPTLRLESVRQMGTGMVELRYRLSLQE; encoded by the coding sequence ATGAAGACACAGTATTACACCGCATCCAGTCTGGATGGCTTTATCGCCACCGAAGACGACTCCCTGGAGTGGCTGTTTCCGTTGGGTGAACTGAACGAATCCAGCTATCCGGATTTCATTGCCGAAGTGGGCGCTTTGGCGATGGGAGCCACCACCTACGAGTGGATCCTGCGCCATGCCGACACCGTAGCAGCCGAGGCCGGTTCGCCATGGCCGTACACTCAGCCTACCTGGGTGTTCACCCATCGCGATCTCCCAATTCCGCTAGGAGCGGACGTCCGCTTCGTGCAGGGAGGCGTGTCCCAGGTTCACGAAGAGATGTGCGCAGCCGCGGGTGGCAAGAACCTCTGGGTCGTCGGAGGCGGCGACTTGGCGGGGCAGTTTCACGATGCCGGCCTGCTCGATGAACTCATCGTTCAGGTCGGCTCCGTTACCCTGGGCAGGGGCAGGCCGCTCTTTCCACGTCGCGTGCTGAGCCCGACCCTGCGTCTCGAGTCGGTACGCCAGATGGGAACCGGCATGGTCGAGCTGCGGTATCGGCTTTCCCTTCAGGAGTAA
- a CDS encoding SDR family oxidoreductase, giving the protein MKKVLMITGGSRGIGAATARLGAASGYAVCINYRHNEAAALAVVEEVARAGGEAIAVAGDVGHEPDVARLFEQVDEKLGPVTALVNNAGILETQMRVEEMDAARLHRVLTANVIGSFLCAREAVRRMSTRHGGQGGAIVNVSSIASRLGAPNEYVDYAAAKGAIDSFTIGLAKEVAGEGIRVNAVRPGVIYTEIHASGGEPDRVERVKTSVPMQRGGQAEEVARAILWLLSDEASYSTGALLDVTGGR; this is encoded by the coding sequence TTGAAAAAGGTCCTGATGATTACCGGCGGCAGCCGAGGAATCGGCGCGGCAACGGCGCGCCTGGGCGCCGCTAGCGGTTACGCCGTGTGCATCAACTATCGGCATAACGAAGCCGCGGCTCTCGCCGTGGTCGAGGAGGTCGCCCGGGCTGGCGGCGAGGCGATTGCCGTGGCGGGTGATGTCGGCCATGAGCCCGACGTGGCACGGCTATTCGAGCAAGTCGACGAGAAGCTCGGCCCGGTCACGGCGCTGGTCAACAACGCCGGCATTCTGGAAACGCAGATGCGCGTAGAGGAGATGGACGCCGCGCGCCTGCACCGGGTGCTGACGGCTAACGTGATCGGCAGCTTTCTCTGCGCCCGGGAAGCCGTGCGGCGCATGTCGACCCGGCATGGTGGGCAGGGCGGAGCGATCGTCAACGTCTCTTCCATTGCCTCCCGGCTCGGCGCACCCAATGAATACGTCGACTACGCCGCCGCCAAGGGCGCCATCGATAGCTTCACCATCGGCCTGGCCAAGGAGGTCGCGGGCGAGGGCATCCGCGTCAACGCCGTACGCCCGGGCGTGATCTACACCGAGATCCACGCCAGCGGCGGCGAGCCCGATCGCGTCGAGCGGGTGAAAACTTCCGTGCCCATGCAGCGCGGCGGCCAGGCCGAGGAGGTAGCGCGCGCCATCCTTTGGCTGCTTTCGGATGAAGCCTCCTACTCCACCGGGGCGCTGCTGGACGTAACGGGCGGGCGGTAG
- a CDS encoding GNAT family N-acetyltransferase has product MPSNLLIRSETPADIDAIHDVTVAAFQAMPYSSHTEQYIIEELRAANALAVSLVAERDDRLVGHIAFSPVIVSDGSQGWYGLGPVSVLPEYQRQGIGKALVEEGLARLRNIGAQGCCLVGHPEYYVKFGFRNMPELVYEGVPPEYFFVLLLGGNAPQGTVTFHEAFLTERPS; this is encoded by the coding sequence ATGCCGTCAAATTTGCTCATCCGCAGCGAAACGCCTGCCGATATTGACGCAATACACGACGTGACCGTCGCAGCCTTCCAGGCGATGCCATATAGCAGCCACACCGAGCAGTACATCATCGAGGAACTGCGCGCCGCCAATGCTTTGGCGGTATCGCTCGTGGCGGAGCGGGATGATCGGCTGGTAGGGCACATTGCCTTCTCCCCGGTGATCGTCTCCGACGGCAGCCAGGGCTGGTACGGGCTGGGACCCGTGTCGGTGCTCCCGGAATACCAGCGCCAGGGGATTGGCAAGGCATTGGTGGAGGAGGGGTTGGCACGCCTGAGAAATATCGGCGCTCAAGGATGCTGCCTCGTTGGTCACCCCGAGTACTATGTCAAGTTCGGGTTTCGCAACATGCCGGAACTTGTCTATGAAGGCGTGCCGCCGGAATATTTCTTCGTGCTGCTGCTAGGCGGTAATGCTCCTCAAGGCACCGTGACCTTTCACGAGGCGTTTCTGACAGAGCGGCCCTCCTGA